Proteins encoded together in one Oncorhynchus nerka isolate Pitt River linkage group LG19, Oner_Uvic_2.0, whole genome shotgun sequence window:
- the LOC115101356 gene encoding cation channel sperm-associated protein 1-like isoform X2, translating to MVFSICLRCVVPARSFFSLFSDGFLSLWGSTSHHKSSVAAKQPHKKRVFSTCAALDGEMLKRLIQKDEQRRIREQRNSRKGWLRAWGALQDWMHQLFRIIVAFTEDPMFDKFILFVVVLNTGTLVAQTFESVTVRGGWFFSALDSAFLAIYLMECVLKLLVWGRLYFKNPWNDLGNFSGGQASTIFRILKLFKGVRAIRAFRVLRTIRFLQNLQSIVSTCLQSLQSMGAIIILMFTFLFMFAVIFREMFNESDPHRFGTMFRTIFTLFQLLTLDDWAFIYSTSRDNGAPHIIIFLVLYIVVEYFTFLNLFIAVLVDNFQMTIKRRMASKIQKFQDIYESEMQSMKKLEPQPIEPQTDEEFYEEALKLTYSENKYGKREIELITSFLRLLASIDQNQQTFRSQGCVLERLIDTFFEATEEDSQGNDHE from the exons GCTCAACCAGCCACCACAAGTCATCTGTAGCCGCCAAGCAGCCACACAAGAAGCGAGTGTTCTCAACATGTGCGGCCTTAGATGGTGAAATGTTGAAGAGGCTCATCCAAAAAG atgagcAGCGAAGGATCAGGGAACAGCGAAACTCTAGAAAAGGTTGGCTGAGGGCATGGGGTGCTCTGCAGGACTGGATGCATCAGCTGTTCAGGATCATTGTGGCCTTCACAGAAGACCCCATGTTTGACAAGTTCATCCTGTTTGTGGTGGTGCTCAACACAGGGACCCTGGTGGCCCAGACATTTgaaagtgtgactgtgagaggag GGTGGTTCTTCTCAGCTTTGGATTCCGCTTTTCTGGCAATCTATTTAATGGAATGTGTGCTGAAATTGCTTGTCTGGGGTCGACTCTACTTCAAAAACCCATGGAATGACCTGG GGAACTTCAGTGGAGGTCAGGCATCCACAATCTTCCGCATCCTCAAGCTCTTCAAAGGGGTCCGGGCCATCCGAGCGTTCCGGGTCTTGCGTACCATCCG CTTTCTCCAAAATCTCCAGTCCATCGTGTCcacctgtctccagtctctccagtctatGGGGGCCATCATCATCCTCATGTTCACATTCCTCTTCATGTTTGCTGTCATTTTCCGAGAGATGTTCAACGAGTCTGACCCGCATCGCTTTGGCACCATGTTTCGGACAATTTTCACTCTGTTCCAGCTGCTCACGTTGGATGACTGGGCTTTCATCTACTCTACCAGCCGAGACAACG GTGCACCACATATTATCATCTTCCTTGTCCTGTACATTGTGGTGGAATACTTCACTTTCCTCAA TCTATTCATTGCTGTCCTCGTCGACAACTTCCAGATGACAATCAAGAGACGGATGGCGTCAAAGATCCAAAAG TTCCAGGATATATATGAGAGCGAGATGCAGTCAATGAAGAAGTTAG AGCCCCAGCCCATTGAACCACAGACCGATGAGGAGTTCTATGAAGAGGCCCTCAAATTGACCTATAGTGAAAATAAGTATGGAAAGAG GGAGATAGAGCTGATCACCAGCTTCCTCAGACTGCTGGCATCCATAGATCAGAACCAGCAGACTTTCCGCTCTCAGGGCTGTGTTCTGGAGCGTCTCATTGACACCTTCTTTGAG GCAACAGAGGAGGACAGTCAGGGGAATGACCACGAATAG
- the LOC115147042 gene encoding insulinoma-associated protein 1a-like codes for MPKGFLIKRSKMAGPVSYRIREEDLALDANCSSLVENAPAHALPCHNFIRVPSRGIFGGIPECHCAPSLSPTRPDSEGYQYTPVDAAHQMLSSLSSAPADTFPEANLGSFTIDGSPVSSSLQEMTTRLDTMCGNAKYAAVKRPASSNAKSPHTNYKKRKSSSSQNQEKKSSLRDEVTTSPVLGLRITEEAEDEVKQRSNTSIPLGEFICQLCKERYADPLTLAFHKCSRIVRIEYRCDECDKVFSCPANLASHRRWHKPKGFQVERVSSQREESRPDTPTAREALPPSPPPSDSGSDEEMMFSCPQCSKKFRKQAYLRKHLALHNRKAASHPQNQSHSAKVSDQQPSSLLESRPETPEPSSKYAGTECITKVTGEVFPCRFCSENVFSSSGLTRHINKYHPTESRQVIVLSQTI; via the coding sequence ATGCCAAAGGGTTTCCTTATAAAACGTTCTAAAATGGCTGGTCCAGTTTCATACAGGATACGCGAGGAGGACTTGGCGCTGGACGCCAACTGCTCTTCGCTGGTCGAGAATGCCCCGGCTCATGCACTGCCTTGCCACAACTTTATCAGAGTTCCCAGTCGGGGTATTTTCGGTGGAATTCCAGAGTGTCACTGTGCGCCTTCACTGAGCCCGACCCGGCCTGACAGCGAGGGATATCAATACACACCCGTGGACGCCGCTCATCAAATGCTAAGCTCTCTTTCTTCTGCTCCAGCAGATACCTTCCCCGAGGCAAATTTGGGAAGTTTCACCATTGATGGTTCCCCAGTGTCGTCGTCTCTTCAGGAGATGACCACCAGACTGGACACCATGTGCGGGAATGCTAAATATGCAGCAGTGAAGCGGCCTGCCTCCTCCAACGCTAAATCTCCCCATACGAATTATAAAAAGCGCAAGTCCTCAAGCTCCCAAAACCAAGAGAAGAAGTCCAGCCTCCGGGATGAGGTAACCACATCTCCCGTCCTCGGATTGCGCATTACAGAGGAGGCAGAGGATGAGGTGAAGCAACGCTCCAACACCAGCATTCCGCTTGGAGAATTCATCTGTCAGCTTTGCAAGGAGCGGTACGCAGACCCTCTCACTTTGGCCTTCCACAAGTGCTCTCGCATCGTCCGAATCGAATATCGCTGCGACGAGTGTGACAAAGTGTTTAGTTGTCCCGCTAACCTGGCCTCCCACCGACGTTGGCACAAGCCAAAGGGTTTCCAAGTGGAGAGAGTctcatcacagagagaggagagccgaCCTGACACACCAACAGCCAGAGAGGCGCTCCCACCCTCCCCGCCACCCTCAGACTCGGGCTCTGATGAAGAAATGATGTTCAGCTGCCCACAGTGCTCAAAGAAATTCAGAAAACAAGCGTACCTGAGGAAACACTTGGCCTTGCACAATAGGAAGGCAGCTAGTCATCCTCAGAATCAGTCTCATTCGGCCAAAGTCTCCGACCAACAACCCAGCAGCCTGCTCGAGTCCCGCCCAGAAACACCCGAGCCCTCCTCCAAATACGCAGGGACTGAGTGCATCACAAAGGTGACAGGAGAGGTGTTTCCGTGTCGATTTTGTAGTGAAAATGTATTCTCCTCTTCTGGCCTCACCAGACACATAAACAAATATCACCCAACGGAGAGCAGACAGGTCATCGTTTTGTCTCAAACTATTTAA
- the LOC115101356 gene encoding cation channel sperm-associated protein 1-like isoform X1 → MVFSICLRCVVPARSFFSLFSDGFLSLWGSTSHHKSSVAAKQPHKKRVFSTCAALDGEMLKRLIQKDEQRRIREQRNSRKGWLRAWGALQDWMHQLFRIIVAFTEDPMFDKFILFVVVLNTGTLVAQTFESVTVRGGWFFSALDSAFLAIYLMECVLKLLVWGRLYFKNPWNDLDFFIITMSLIDFLLPLIESTGNFSGGQASTIFRILKLFKGVRAIRAFRVLRTIRFLQNLQSIVSTCLQSLQSMGAIIILMFTFLFMFAVIFREMFNESDPHRFGTMFRTIFTLFQLLTLDDWAFIYSTSRDNGAPHIIIFLVLYIVVEYFTFLNLFIAVLVDNFQMTIKRRMASKIQKFQDIYESEMQSMKKLEPQPIEPQTDEEFYEEALKLTYSENKYGKREIELITSFLRLLASIDQNQQTFRSQGCVLERLIDTFFEATEEDSQGNDHE, encoded by the exons GCTCAACCAGCCACCACAAGTCATCTGTAGCCGCCAAGCAGCCACACAAGAAGCGAGTGTTCTCAACATGTGCGGCCTTAGATGGTGAAATGTTGAAGAGGCTCATCCAAAAAG atgagcAGCGAAGGATCAGGGAACAGCGAAACTCTAGAAAAGGTTGGCTGAGGGCATGGGGTGCTCTGCAGGACTGGATGCATCAGCTGTTCAGGATCATTGTGGCCTTCACAGAAGACCCCATGTTTGACAAGTTCATCCTGTTTGTGGTGGTGCTCAACACAGGGACCCTGGTGGCCCAGACATTTgaaagtgtgactgtgagaggag GGTGGTTCTTCTCAGCTTTGGATTCCGCTTTTCTGGCAATCTATTTAATGGAATGTGTGCTGAAATTGCTTGTCTGGGGTCGACTCTACTTCAAAAACCCATGGAATGACCTGG ACTTTTTCATCATTACGATGAGCCTCATTGACTTCCTGCTGCCACTCATTGAGTCTACAGGGAACTTCAGTGGAGGTCAGGCATCCACAATCTTCCGCATCCTCAAGCTCTTCAAAGGGGTCCGGGCCATCCGAGCGTTCCGGGTCTTGCGTACCATCCG CTTTCTCCAAAATCTCCAGTCCATCGTGTCcacctgtctccagtctctccagtctatGGGGGCCATCATCATCCTCATGTTCACATTCCTCTTCATGTTTGCTGTCATTTTCCGAGAGATGTTCAACGAGTCTGACCCGCATCGCTTTGGCACCATGTTTCGGACAATTTTCACTCTGTTCCAGCTGCTCACGTTGGATGACTGGGCTTTCATCTACTCTACCAGCCGAGACAACG GTGCACCACATATTATCATCTTCCTTGTCCTGTACATTGTGGTGGAATACTTCACTTTCCTCAA TCTATTCATTGCTGTCCTCGTCGACAACTTCCAGATGACAATCAAGAGACGGATGGCGTCAAAGATCCAAAAG TTCCAGGATATATATGAGAGCGAGATGCAGTCAATGAAGAAGTTAG AGCCCCAGCCCATTGAACCACAGACCGATGAGGAGTTCTATGAAGAGGCCCTCAAATTGACCTATAGTGAAAATAAGTATGGAAAGAG GGAGATAGAGCTGATCACCAGCTTCCTCAGACTGCTGGCATCCATAGATCAGAACCAGCAGACTTTCCGCTCTCAGGGCTGTGTTCTGGAGCGTCTCATTGACACCTTCTTTGAG GCAACAGAGGAGGACAGTCAGGGGAATGACCACGAATAG
- the LOC115101356 gene encoding cation channel sperm-associated protein 1-like isoform X4, producing the protein MVFSICLRCVVPARSFFSLFSDGFLSLWGSTSHHKSSVAAKQPHKKRVFSTCAALDGEMLKRLIQKDEQRRIREQRNSRKGWLRAWGALQDWMHQLFRIIVAFTEDPMFDKFILFVVVLNTGTLVAQTFESVTVRGGWFFSALDSAFLAIYLMECVLKLLVWGRLYFKNPWNDLDFFIITMSLIDFLLPLIESTGNFSGGQASTIFRILKLFKGVRAIRAFRVLRTIRFLQNLQSIVSTCLQSLQSMGAIIILMFTFLFMFAVIFREMFNESDPHRFGTMFRTIFTLFQLLTLDDWAFIYSTSRDNVYSLLSSSTTSR; encoded by the exons GCTCAACCAGCCACCACAAGTCATCTGTAGCCGCCAAGCAGCCACACAAGAAGCGAGTGTTCTCAACATGTGCGGCCTTAGATGGTGAAATGTTGAAGAGGCTCATCCAAAAAG atgagcAGCGAAGGATCAGGGAACAGCGAAACTCTAGAAAAGGTTGGCTGAGGGCATGGGGTGCTCTGCAGGACTGGATGCATCAGCTGTTCAGGATCATTGTGGCCTTCACAGAAGACCCCATGTTTGACAAGTTCATCCTGTTTGTGGTGGTGCTCAACACAGGGACCCTGGTGGCCCAGACATTTgaaagtgtgactgtgagaggag GGTGGTTCTTCTCAGCTTTGGATTCCGCTTTTCTGGCAATCTATTTAATGGAATGTGTGCTGAAATTGCTTGTCTGGGGTCGACTCTACTTCAAAAACCCATGGAATGACCTGG ACTTTTTCATCATTACGATGAGCCTCATTGACTTCCTGCTGCCACTCATTGAGTCTACAGGGAACTTCAGTGGAGGTCAGGCATCCACAATCTTCCGCATCCTCAAGCTCTTCAAAGGGGTCCGGGCCATCCGAGCGTTCCGGGTCTTGCGTACCATCCG CTTTCTCCAAAATCTCCAGTCCATCGTGTCcacctgtctccagtctctccagtctatGGGGGCCATCATCATCCTCATGTTCACATTCCTCTTCATGTTTGCTGTCATTTTCCGAGAGATGTTCAACGAGTCTGACCCGCATCGCTTTGGCACCATGTTTCGGACAATTTTCACTCTGTTCCAGCTGCTCACGTTGGATGACTGGGCTTTCATCTACTCTACCAGCCGAGACAACG TCTATTCATTGCTGTCCTCGTCGACAACTTCCAGATGA
- the LOC115101356 gene encoding cation channel sperm-associated protein 1-like isoform X3 — protein MLKRLIQKDEQRRIREQRNSRKGWLRAWGALQDWMHQLFRIIVAFTEDPMFDKFILFVVVLNTGTLVAQTFESVTVRGGWFFSALDSAFLAIYLMECVLKLLVWGRLYFKNPWNDLDFFIITMSLIDFLLPLIESTGNFSGGQASTIFRILKLFKGVRAIRAFRVLRTIRFLQNLQSIVSTCLQSLQSMGAIIILMFTFLFMFAVIFREMFNESDPHRFGTMFRTIFTLFQLLTLDDWAFIYSTSRDNGAPHIIIFLVLYIVVEYFTFLNLFIAVLVDNFQMTIKRRMASKIQKFQDIYESEMQSMKKLEPQPIEPQTDEEFYEEALKLTYSENKYGKREIELITSFLRLLASIDQNQQTFRSQGCVLERLIDTFFEATEEDSQGNDHE, from the exons ATGTTGAAGAGGCTCATCCAAAAAG atgagcAGCGAAGGATCAGGGAACAGCGAAACTCTAGAAAAGGTTGGCTGAGGGCATGGGGTGCTCTGCAGGACTGGATGCATCAGCTGTTCAGGATCATTGTGGCCTTCACAGAAGACCCCATGTTTGACAAGTTCATCCTGTTTGTGGTGGTGCTCAACACAGGGACCCTGGTGGCCCAGACATTTgaaagtgtgactgtgagaggag GGTGGTTCTTCTCAGCTTTGGATTCCGCTTTTCTGGCAATCTATTTAATGGAATGTGTGCTGAAATTGCTTGTCTGGGGTCGACTCTACTTCAAAAACCCATGGAATGACCTGG ACTTTTTCATCATTACGATGAGCCTCATTGACTTCCTGCTGCCACTCATTGAGTCTACAGGGAACTTCAGTGGAGGTCAGGCATCCACAATCTTCCGCATCCTCAAGCTCTTCAAAGGGGTCCGGGCCATCCGAGCGTTCCGGGTCTTGCGTACCATCCG CTTTCTCCAAAATCTCCAGTCCATCGTGTCcacctgtctccagtctctccagtctatGGGGGCCATCATCATCCTCATGTTCACATTCCTCTTCATGTTTGCTGTCATTTTCCGAGAGATGTTCAACGAGTCTGACCCGCATCGCTTTGGCACCATGTTTCGGACAATTTTCACTCTGTTCCAGCTGCTCACGTTGGATGACTGGGCTTTCATCTACTCTACCAGCCGAGACAACG GTGCACCACATATTATCATCTTCCTTGTCCTGTACATTGTGGTGGAATACTTCACTTTCCTCAA TCTATTCATTGCTGTCCTCGTCGACAACTTCCAGATGACAATCAAGAGACGGATGGCGTCAAAGATCCAAAAG TTCCAGGATATATATGAGAGCGAGATGCAGTCAATGAAGAAGTTAG AGCCCCAGCCCATTGAACCACAGACCGATGAGGAGTTCTATGAAGAGGCCCTCAAATTGACCTATAGTGAAAATAAGTATGGAAAGAG GGAGATAGAGCTGATCACCAGCTTCCTCAGACTGCTGGCATCCATAGATCAGAACCAGCAGACTTTCCGCTCTCAGGGCTGTGTTCTGGAGCGTCTCATTGACACCTTCTTTGAG GCAACAGAGGAGGACAGTCAGGGGAATGACCACGAATAG